A window from Streptomyces sp. NBC_00271 encodes these proteins:
- a CDS encoding WhiB family transcriptional regulator yields the protein MTELVQQLLVDDADEELGWQERALCAQTDPESFFPEKGGSTREAKKVCLACEVRSECLEYALANDERFGIWGGLSERERRRLKKAAV from the coding sequence ATGACCGAGCTGGTGCAGCAACTGCTGGTCGACGACGCGGACGAGGAACTCGGCTGGCAGGAGCGCGCGCTGTGCGCCCAGACCGACCCCGAGTCCTTCTTCCCCGAGAAGGGCGGCTCCACCCGCGAGGCCAAGAAGGTCTGTCTCGCCTGTGAGGTCCGCTCCGAGTGCCTGGAATACGCGCTCGCCAACGACGAGCGGTTCGGCATCTGGGGCGGTCTGTCCGAGCGCGAGCGCCGCAGGCTGAAGAAGGCCGCCGTCTGA